In the genome of Etheostoma cragini isolate CJK2018 chromosome 5, CSU_Ecrag_1.0, whole genome shotgun sequence, the window TTGATAAAGAATTGAAAGGGTAATTGTCAGATTGGCAACTTGTTGCCTGTATTAATCATTAGACTAAACGAAATAGCCTAAGTTAACTAATTACTGCTCAATAAGGACAGCGGCGTGAAATGAACTTTGACCCACTTTAGTGATCCCGAGTGTGTTAACTTTCCAACTAGGTTGCTTTTAGTAAGATTTTGCTGGacatttttgaattaattaattaaaaataacgGGTACGGGTGTACCTTAGTTTTTCTGATCGTGTGTTTTAAGTTGTGGGCAGAACTAGAACTGTCAGCTAGAACTAACATCAAAATAGTGTGGTTATGTAAGTTATAGCTACATAATTAAGAGTAATATAGACCGTAGCACTTCTGTTTTGAATATgctaaatgtcaaacatttgtaaaaataccaaaatggCTCCCACAAGATTTAGCATTTTAACGTGTAACTGCACTGCTTTCCCTGACAGTGGCGCATTCAGGACCCGTCCTAGAGCTGTTCATGAGCTTCATTATCGATTTTTAGATTCCCCCAGATTGCTCATATTAATATACCAAACTCTAGGGTTGGAAACGTTTTTAAGTATTCTATTATAGAAAGGGATTACATTAcatcatacatactgtatatttgttttttatattagtagtttgtgttaaatatattttggatTCTTAAAAATCCTGTGAATGCTAAATGAACAAAAACCAGCCATTTTTTCCTCTCCCTACTATGTTCACACATTTAGTTCATCTGTCGGCACTGCACTGATGCTCTTTTCTCACCTCAGACTCCATGTCAATGTGCTCAGCCCTACTGCCCCGCCGCTCCAGGGTGTGGCGTGGTGTTTCTCCAGCGCTCAAACACATCAGATCCGCCAGTGTAGCTGAGCCGGGCACAAGAAGATCTAATGAGGAACAACTCTGGGAGGCAGCAGGACACCTGCCGTTCTCCAGAGCCAAGATAGGATCTTTCTTTCAGGAAAGGCCAGTGCTGAAGAACCCATTTCTAGAGGATGCCTTGCTCAGAGGATACCTGAGAAGACACCTGCCCCAGGAGGTGAGGAGGGAGCCCAGCTGTGGCTTCTTCTGCTGTTGAAAATATACACTTTACATTAGCTGAGATGTTGTTCATGATCTATGTCACCGTGTGTGTATACTTGTTCCCAGGCAGCTTTCTCAGACTTGTGTGCATTTGGAGAGCGTGTTGCAAATGAAGTGGACGGCTGGGGAAGAGAGTGTGAGGTTACTCCTCCACGTTTGGTGCACTTTGACCCCTGGGGCCGCAGAGTGGACCACATCGTGACCTCCCCGGCTTGGAAACGCATGAAAGACCTGTCTGCACAGGAAGGACTGGTTGCCATTGGTTATGAGAGGTCATTTGGGGAGTGGAGGTTAGGAGAATGTTGAACTTCCTTTTTCAGTTTAGCTCACGTGGTGTATTTCAGTTCAGTGATCATGTTTTGGCAGTTTCTAATAGGATAGgttgtttgaaatgtgtgtgtgtgtgtgtgtgtgtgtgtgtgtgtgtgtgtgtgtgtgtgttttccagtcGTGTGTACCAAATGAGCAAGATGTAcatcttctctccctcctctggtCTCTACACCTGTCCTCTGGCCATGACTGATGGGGCCGCTAAAGTCATCCAGGtgagtcaaaaaaacaaattatttgcGTTACAAACCAAAACTTTGTTCATTAAATATTGTCATTTACAATCATGTATGTAACCAGAttattgctgtttttctgcagtTCCATACTAATGTAAACAGGAAGCCTGTTTTTCACGTTTTATACAAGGACACGTGCATGGCTGAGACAGTAACGTTGCAGCAGTGCAGCAGGATGAAAGAAAGCGCCTTCTTTGTAGCTGCATCCAAATTAGACTACAGCTGAAATAGTCTAAACCTGCATTTCAACTGCTGGAAAGTAGACTGTTTGTAAAGCTTAGACAAATCAGTCAAGAAAACTCTGCTCTGCAGTCTTGTCAAATCCTCTTaccatgaagaaaaaaaacacatacatttaaaatgccatCTGAAGTGTATTAACAGGAAACTTGTTGTTATAAGGGaagaaacatgaatattgtacagctgcatgtaaacataggTGTACAGGTTCTTGTTTTAACCTGATTTCtacctctttttttgttaccaCAGTAAGTGATTTTGTAGATGTGTATTTGAAGTCCATAGGTGTTTCATGGCCGGTGGATGAAGCTTTCGATCGTTTGACCACCCGTCGGCCAGAACGTTTCTGGACGTCCGGACAGTGGATGACGGAAAGACAGGGAGGATCTGACGTGGGTCAGTTGTCACATCCATGTTTTCTTTCCTGAAGCAGTGTCCACTTCTGCCTACACGTTAAAGGCTACAGTACAACATTGGCCACTGGCTGAACTTGAAAGGGCTCACGACAGTTGTTAAGATttcataaagaaacattttaggaaatgttattaaatgttataCTATCCACTTCTGTCTCAGTGATACTTAATGTTACTGGAATTATCTGTTGAGGAAATGTGATTAAATAATCACACAGTCTTTGCTTTTTGGCTTTGTTGGCCAGAACAAGCCTCAACTTTTTTAATGCATGAGTTGCCTCTCCCTGTCTTGGATCCCATCAGCCGGTGGCACAGAGACGGTGGCTGTTCCCCAGACAGATGGTTCATACAAACTACACGGCTTCAAGTGGTTCACCTCTGCTACGGACGCAGACATGACTCTCACGCTGGCCAGAGCGCAGGACACAACAGGAGCAACCACACCGGTACTGCTGACATGCTCTAACAACAGTCATCACTCCTCTTGCATGACTTAATTTCACtgctatatgtgtgtgtcctcgTCTCCGTCCCACAGGGCAGCAGGGGTTTGTCTCTGTTCTACGGAGAGGTGAGTAGAGATGAGGATGGACGACTGAAAGGTATAGAGGTTCAGAGACTGAAGGACAAGCTGGGCACAAGACAGATGCCGACTGCTGAGCTACTGCTGGACGGCCTGCCGGCACACAAGGTCAGTTACACCTCATTATTATATAGTGGTGCAGatctatatgtgtatgtgtatgcagaTATGATCAATGCCTGTGTTACAGCAAAGCCACTCTGGGTTGCATACAGCTCACTTTGCTCAAAACAAGACACTGTTGAAATGCCTCATGATTTCATCTTTCTGTTGAGACAATGCCAATTTGTCTTGACATGAAATAATatcttctctctccatctctccatttaCAGCTATCagaggaagggagaggtgtGGCCTCCATTGCTAACATGCTGACCATAACCCGGATCCACAACAGCACGTCTGCAGCAGCCGCGATGAGAAGGCAGCTTACTGCTCATACTGCACTGATTTCTAAGAATATGCTATGAATAAGCTGAttaataatgtgtgtttgtgtgttctcagGGTGGTCCAGTTAGCTCGTGACTACGCCACTCGCCGAACTGCCTTTGGAAAGCTTCTTAAAGACCACCCGCTGCACATGCAGACTCTCGCTAGGATGGAGGTGAGAGCCGGCAGGGGGGGTGAACAAACTGCACAAACTCAACACAAAGCTTCCCATCATGCCTCACCCATGCCTGCTTCTGACATGGACAGGTGGAGACTCGTGGGGCGTTCCTTCTGGTGATGGATGTGTGTCGTCTGCTGGGCCGAGAGGAAAGCGGCATGGCAACGCAGCTTGATGAACATCTGCTGCGCCTGCTCACTCCTGTGGCCAAACTGTACACTGGGAAGCAGGTGCGTGGCCCGCACAAATGTGATCAGCTGTCATCTTGCTGTTTCGATGCTGACCCTTAAcgtctttgttctgttttgtgccAGGCGGTGGCTGTGGTGTCAGAGGGTTTGGAAAGCTTCGGTGGCCAGGGCTACATTGAGGATACCGGGTTGCCTGGTCTACTTCGCGATGCACAGGTGAGGTCAATACATAAAAACCATCAGTATTTTGCAATTTTGAATCTTacctgtctctttctttctcaggtGTTGAGTATATGGGAAGGGACCACAAATGTTCTGTCTCTGGACGTGCTGCGCTCTGTGGCTCGTAGCTCAGGAATGGTTCTTCATGCTTACTTCACCCATGCCAAGGTACGGGGCCAGGGAATGAGCCCGTCAGACAAGTTCAGTAACTCATCTATGACAGTTCAACAGAAATGTGATTTGCActtgtcttcttcttcagtcCCTGCTTGCAGGTGCATCAAATGTGTCTTCATTGTCCCCGGCGGTGAAAGCAGTAGATGGTGCTCTCTCTGAGCTGGAGGACTTTGTTCAGACAGCAGCTACAAGAGCACCCGGCTACCTGGAACTAGCAGCCAGAGACCTGGCATACAGCCTGGCTCGCATCTACACGGGTAGGTACCACCATCACACATGCACTCTTCTCCCTTAAAAGAGTACATCACCGGTTTAGCATTGCTCTCAATTGTCTAACAACACTGTCGAACTCTTGATAGACCGTAAAGAAAAAGAACCATCTAAATCGATGCtgcaaaacccaaagatatcaTCTTTTTATTCCATTCATCCTTCTTCCCTGTCATGACCTGGCATCGAAATTACccatacccacaatgcaactccaCCACCAGCAGTTTGGTCAGAGCAGAGTGATAGAAAGACAGTCGGTCTCTCTAGGGCTCTGGGTCAGACGAGCTTTGGGTGTGTTATGCTTGTAGTGGCTGATTTATCACTGATCTTTTTGCCTCAAGCAGAGACGAGGAGCAGGCTACGGGGGTCTGTTAAActcacttttttccaactttacaTCCCCCaaaattttcattttgaaacttGTAGATTTcagactcaagtgacatcacttaaGGCAATGTATAAGACTTCACCCAGCTCCCTCTGGAGCTACAATATCCtttgtacaactttttttctaccCCTGAAAACCagtaaacagactttgatgtgtacAATCTGTGGGCATTCCCCTTTAACTATCTGGATGTTAACAGGTGCTCTACTCATTGACCATGCATGTTGGAAAGGAGCCTCTTCATCTGACACCTATGCGGCTCTCAGgtcaaataattaaaagaacGGGACATTTACACTTCTTtcaggtttaaaaataaaaaaataaatttttctttttctttttcaggtgGTGTGAAAGAGACTTGTGTCCTGTGGTAACTAAACAGGCGAGAGGCTGCTACGATCTCAGCACTGCAGCACTCGATGCTGCGCTGGTGTATGAGCGGCCCATCCGAGGCTGAATGAGGTGAGGCCACAGCTGTGCCTCACTCAAAACTCAACTATGTGGCAGATCCACTTACTGTATCCCACTGGTTTTAAATTGTGTAGATTACTGAGACCatgtattattaaaacaaattaaacccagaaatgaaaatgaacatggaggtttttaataaaatgtagttCTGTCTATCTGAAGCAGTTATGTGATTTGGTAGTTCTGATATTTACGTCTGTATACAAAGTATGTGCAAATAATACAGATACTTTACTAGTATTTAGTTTTACTATTTTTGCACTgtccaaatgttttttggaaGCCTGGATTCATAAGCggacaaacaaaacatcaacCCTGGCTTTTCACATTCACAGTCAAGATCACCCCCACAGATGGATGTAAGATCAACAAACCACAAATAAACAAGAGCACAGGTCAGTCAGAAGCAAGAGGAGAAGACAAGCCCTGATTGGCTCAGATGGCAGGAGGGACTGAGATGTGCGTATATGCTGCCTTCTTGTactgttagaaaaaaaatgttgagctccaaaactgaaaaatgtaaaacaaattccAACTTTGCAGTTGTATACACTAGCTAATTTTTATAAACGGTACTAAGAATAATGATCTATGTTTtctgtgtcattgtgttttattgttccCAACGGTATATCTTAAAGAGAGCAAAGCATGCTAACAATGCTTCCAATTGATGTACATCAGGAAAGACATTTGGAAAGAAATTAATACAGAATATGTAAAATACAGCCGATTAATATTTTATCCTATGAACTAATCTCTATAGTTCAGTATCCGTTTTTCTAGTTATTTAAATTGAAGTTCTTATTTTACGAGAAGTCCTTAAAGGCGGCACACGCCTGGTTGAAAAAACAGTAGGTGGGATTTCAGAGGTTAGGGTGTACGCAATGTACACGGATATAGAACCTGAGCGGACAGTCTGTAAAGAGGcttaaagaaataaatcataGATGTTAAAGTGAAGCTACAACAACGTCAATTTTTTAACAAGTATGTCAGCTTTTTACGATTTCATTTAAGCTGACAGTGCCGGATttcacgactaaaacaacccaCCCAGTCCTGTCCCCCAGAATGGATGCTGCTCCGGGATAAATTGAATCATGTGTTTAGCCGTGTACCTGTCGCTTCTGCTGGTGTTCTCGTATCACCAGCAGGTCACGTCGGGCTCCCATGTCCTCAGGAACCAGCCTGGAGTCGGAATatctaaaaacaacacactACCCACGATGTTTCAGAACAACAACGATGAGGTCGGTATGATTAGTATACTAGCTtcctagctagctaattaacaCGTTAACTGTCAGTAGTTTGAAATTTGGCTAATAGATTCGCGCGCGcgggtgtgagagagagagtgtgattgtgtgcgtgtgcgcgcgcgcacactGTTTAAATGTAAGCAGAGTTCCAGTCTCCAGGGTGTTGTCAGCAGGTTTAACCTGCTGTCACGTGATTACTAGAAGACCAGtcgtgctctaagcgatgtcacgcatGTTTTAGGCGACAACAtatgttgtcacatacagcaaacatctcctctctgtccgcgagctgcctgtccccagaacacactgttaaaaataaacgGTGTCTGTAGACAACCCAGGGTCCTaaaacggcaacaaaaatatactgtgcccacctgcacaaCGAAGCATAcccaaacagtgttccagccataCCCGTTAATATTAATTTACAGTGGTTCCAGACAATAACCGAATAACCGAAGCTGGGGGGCTTAGTTCTTGGAAGTACAGAAGGGACACTGAGGCCTTATGATTGATGGTGTGGTACTCTACTCTATATTTTACATTCTCCCCCCTtcctgtttgtaaatgtaaacattagaACCACCTCTAGGCCTGAGGAAGTCCACAATACTAATGCAAACTATAACTCCAATAATGGATCAAAGCTGAAGGTTGTTATCTTTACAAACGTAGAATGTATATGTCTGAACTGTTGTATATGattgcattatattttacaGGTGTAATATTTTACAAGTGTTATTAGTGTGCTTACTTGCTACATATCccttaatattttatgtttgaatCATTACAGCCAATTACCAGCATAGCagtactgtttgtttttttggcttctgGGAAATATTGCAAAGCTGATTGACACAacaaaagacacatacacaatgagaaaagaggaaaatgggGTTCAGTAGGTACCCACTGCACACTCACAGTGACAACTTTAACAACACTTAGAATTTATGAAACATGAACAAGTACGTATAATTCACTATGATTATGAGCAAGAGATGAATGGATGTAATTTGAGGCATTTAGACAAGTAAGTAGAAAaactgatgtgtgtttgtgtgtgtgtgtgtgtgtgtgtgtgtgtgtgtgtgtgtgtgtgtgtgtgtgtgtatatatgtgtgtgtattcagtgTGACCTTGTGATGAACCTCAGTGCTGCAGACCGCTGTGCGTttgtgaagaacacaccagactGTGACATGGAAGATGGCTTCATCAACTACCTTCAAGTGGCCTTCTGTCTGCTTCCTCCTAACCTCACACCTCTCACCATTACTCTCTGTGtaagacctgtgtgtgtgtgtgtgtgtgtgtaaggggggggggggggggggggggggggggggggggggggggggggggggggtgtggaCAGCATGTAACTGCAGCTCAGCACCAGCTGATCTTTTGAGGAAGATGACTTTGCTGTGGTAGTATTAGGAACGATGAAATTTCAGATGCAGTCATTTCACTTTTTGCTAAATAATGGATTTTTGGTGAGAAAGTACAATCTTCCTGAATTTCCCGCTTTGCAACATAACAACTAGAAAGTACAATCTTCCTGAATTTCCCGCTTTGCAACATAACAACTCAAActgtcacatttaaaataccATTAGGCACATTGTTGGGGGGGAGGAGTAAAAGTGAGATTTTGAAAAATCCATCAATGAAAATCAGTGTAAAAAATAAGTGGTAATGCTACAGATTAGGAACAATAGTCCAACAAGGCCATGTTTAACAAGGTCTACTTAGTTCTTGTTTGTAGAGCATTTGTCTGCGTACGACAGACTCAAGCAGCACTTTGGTCTCCTCTGTGTGTTAAGATAACTGATCGGCCCTTAACTTTCTTCTGCTTCTCCACAGATTATATGGCTGATCTTTTTGTTTATCATTCTCGGACTCGCGGCGTCTAAGTTGTAAGTTACTCTCATGTTGCCAGTGTCAATATGTGTGTCCcctttacagtatgtgtcatGCCAGCAAGCTTAAATCATTCATTGTTTATTAACTGGTTTCAGCAATGGAGAGTGTAACACCATATAACAAGCCCACATGTGCAGACTACACACACGTTAATTCCCTCAGTGC includes:
- the LOC117945557 gene encoding acyl-CoA dehydrogenase family member 11-like, with translation MSMCSALLPRRSRVWRGVSPALKHIRSASVAEPGTRRSNEEQLWEAAGHLPFSRAKIGSFFQERPVLKNPFLEDALLRGYLRRHLPQEAAFSDLCAFGERVANEVDGWGRECEVTPPRLVHFDPWGRRVDHIVTSPAWKRMKDLSAQEGLVAIGYERSFGEWSRVYQMSKMYIFSPSSGLYTCPLAMTDGAAKVIQSIGVSWPVDEAFDRLTTRRPERFWTSGQWMTERQGGSDVAGGTETVAVPQTDGSYKLHGFKWFTSATDADMTLTLARAQDTTGATTPGSRGLSLFYGEVSRDEDGRLKGIEVQRLKDKLGTRQMPTAELLLDGLPAHKLSEEGRGVASIANMLTITRIHNSTSAAAAMRRVVQLARDYATRRTAFGKLLKDHPLHMQTLARMEVETRGAFLLVMDVCRLLGREESGMATQLDEHLLRLLTPVAKLYTGKQAVAVVSEGLESFGGQGYIEDTGLPGLLRDAQVLSIWEGTTNVLSLDVLRSVARSSGMVLHAYFTHAKSLLAGASNVSSLSPAVKAVDGALSELEDFVQTAATRAPGYLELAARDLAYSLARIYTGALLIDHACWKGASSSDTYAALRWCERDLCPVVTKQARGCYDLSTAALDAALVYERPIRG